In one window of Paludisphaera rhizosphaerae DNA:
- the bcp gene encoding thioredoxin-dependent thiol peroxidase has protein sequence MLETGKLAPDFTLPDQDGKETTLSKLKGSPVVLYFYPKDDTSGCTKEACAFRDGHPDFQAAGATVLGISPDSSASHAKFVGKYSLPFTLLADVDKTVCEAYGVWKEKSMYGRKYMGVERTTFVIDRDGKISRIFPKVKVPGHAEAVLEAVRELK, from the coding sequence ATGCTCGAAACCGGTAAGCTCGCCCCCGACTTCACCCTCCCCGACCAGGACGGCAAGGAAACGACCCTCTCCAAGCTGAAAGGTTCGCCGGTCGTCCTTTACTTCTACCCCAAGGATGACACCTCCGGCTGCACCAAGGAAGCCTGCGCCTTCCGCGACGGCCACCCCGACTTCCAGGCCGCTGGTGCGACGGTCCTTGGGATCAGCCCGGATTCCTCGGCCTCGCACGCGAAGTTCGTCGGCAAGTACTCGCTCCCCTTCACGCTCCTGGCCGACGTCGACAAGACCGTCTGCGAGGCGTACGGCGTCTGGAAGGAGAAGAGCATGTACGGGCGTAAGTACATGGGCGTCGAGCGGACCACGTTCGTCATCGACCGCGACGGCAAGATCTCCCGGATCTTCCCCAAGGTCAAGGTTCCTGGCCATGCCGAGGCCGTCCTGGAAGCGGTCCGCGAGTTGAAGTGA
- a CDS encoding archease, which produces MGRVEVFDHTADLGLRIEADDLDDVFRTAAEGLFDVVTADRSTIEPREEEIVELGSDSPAHLLVDWLNELIFRIETRHALYGRFDVSVAPDGRSLTATIAGEPIDPDRHVLDHEVKAATYHGLVLEPAGDSWRAEVIVDI; this is translated from the coding sequence GTGGGACGCGTGGAAGTCTTCGACCATACGGCCGACCTGGGCCTGCGCATCGAGGCCGACGACCTTGACGACGTCTTCCGCACGGCCGCCGAGGGCCTGTTCGACGTCGTCACCGCCGACCGCTCGACGATCGAGCCGCGCGAGGAAGAGATCGTCGAACTGGGCTCCGACTCCCCCGCGCATCTGCTCGTCGACTGGCTCAATGAACTGATCTTCCGGATCGAGACTCGTCACGCGCTCTACGGCCGGTTCGACGTCTCGGTCGCCCCCGACGGCCGATCGCTCACGGCGACGATCGCCGGGGAACCGATCGATCCCGACCGTCACGTCCTCGACCACGAGGTCAAGGCCGCGACCTATCACGGGCTCGTTCTGGAGCCGGCCGGGGATAGCTGGCGAGCCGAGGTGATCGTCGACATCTGA
- a CDS encoding sigma-70 family RNA polymerase sigma factor, protein MKEATTDKTAQPEQPTPEGGAGVLARTYKAGPAAMALVIGLAALTAQASESDLVRDIQRYCTVCWRNARLDPRVWDDCTQEVCCRLLTKARDGRLDLAQVLADDTPERRELVRAIDMVRKRVQRAKRHQPLDSLALPAPDAEQRHRDRLELGEILESARRAVLTPRQDRIVELWMRGWSVPEIGADLKIAVNRVSDEKYKALRKLEQHLRHGHELDAFTETQVRAESSQRETA, encoded by the coding sequence ATGAAGGAAGCAACCACCGACAAGACGGCCCAGCCCGAACAGCCTACTCCCGAAGGTGGAGCAGGCGTACTGGCTCGCACGTATAAAGCCGGCCCGGCCGCGATGGCCCTGGTCATCGGCCTGGCCGCGCTGACGGCCCAGGCGTCCGAATCGGACCTGGTGCGCGACATCCAGCGCTACTGCACGGTCTGCTGGCGGAACGCCCGGCTCGACCCCCGCGTCTGGGACGACTGCACCCAGGAAGTCTGCTGCCGCCTGCTTACCAAGGCTCGCGACGGCCGGCTCGACCTCGCCCAGGTTCTCGCCGACGACACCCCGGAACGCCGGGAACTCGTCCGGGCGATCGACATGGTCCGCAAGCGCGTCCAGCGCGCCAAGCGGCACCAGCCGCTCGACTCCCTGGCCCTTCCCGCCCCCGACGCCGAGCAGCGTCATCGAGACCGCCTGGAACTCGGCGAGATCCTCGAGTCCGCCCGCCGCGCCGTGCTGACGCCCCGCCAGGACCGGATCGTCGAACTCTGGATGCGCGGCTGGTCGGTCCCCGAAATCGGCGCCGACCTCAAAATCGCCGTCAACCGGGTCAGCGACGAGAAGTACAAGGCCCTCCGCAAGCTCGAACAACACCTCCGCCACGGTCACGAGCTTGACGCCTTCACCGAAACCCAGGTCCGCGCTGAGTCTTCCCAGCGCGAGACGGCCTGA